The following are encoded together in the Labrus mixtus chromosome 2, fLabMix1.1, whole genome shotgun sequence genome:
- the rims1b gene encoding regulating synaptic membrane exocytosis protein 1 isoform X5 → MWVCNLCRKQQEILTKSGEWFSGSGVRPGILGTSLNNLARGGEAQRDGKLLRSRSQAPSSGNPGPQDGTQPPSGVTAAKGADNMPGTRSQSEPPKEKKRPVSLHEQNGKGGTGRGSGRRAAGKLLSQSSLDERVMSGDKGERRLVDGRRLEKIHSQNYEEGQENFGFSETQRRRPEDEEQRERKRREEEFQNRYRSDPNLARYPVKPQKEEQEMRMHAKVSKVRHERRHSDLAINEVGLGPEGGSAGEVPENRLARRAGGREGDRKAGLENHRAYSVERTVGVGGGAPPAGGGVRSGPQPGGPVPPDWGPNKGRLDPGTTRTPRDKGGENLLRKDSQSSDQSESLRPPPPRTYKSKRGVNKRQMSISSSEEEGGSTPEYTSCEDVDMESVSEKGDWDCHSLDPTVWHHPVTWQPSKEGDHLIGRITLSKRSAMPREAGSLLGLKVVGGKMTEIGRLGAFITKVKKGSLADVVGHLRAGDEVLQWNGKSLPGLTKKEVYNIILESKAEPQVEIVVSRPIGDIPRIPESSHPPLESTGSSSFESQKMDRPSISVMSPTSPGTLRDLPMVLPGQLSVKLWYDKVGHQLIVNVLQAIDLPTRTDGRPRNPYVKMYFLPDRSDKSKRRTKTVKKSADPKWNQTFLYSHVHRRDFRERMLEITVWDQPRVQEEESEFLGEILIELETALLDDIPHWYKLQTHDVSSIPLPQPSPYLPRRHVHGDSPSKKLQRSHRIIDTEFDDGLMVVNKDAERNSRERERGSTLAVPEQQRQVQHRSRSVSPHREDSCRARSRPAHVPMQRSLDEIHQNRHQSHSPSPSRYHDSHLEHQRSGDSDYEYSEDSEVLEMHRSIRGGSAECLHTNRGVGRYSNTLPPKMPLLVNGIHKDIYSSTLPACLKSKPPSRQEGGSTMPRSILTHRVLRFTDEVTVSDLQPSLDRVRSASTTCLRPDTNFHSSDRDRCSNSLPHKTPPSPRIFVEHVTPEEDRPCSNSSTPNCHRGSRKSLEGHGRIQPTSILRGSRGRGGPLRPFGQTALSGSCPNSPRLDRAHTHGSPSPTGTHSSGRRGRQLPQLPAKSSSIEQALAVEERARQLQMKVHSYRPSASHDPETDLKTKREMYAEQRRSSDNMSARSSDSDMSDMSALSRASSASRLSSTSYMSIQSERPGGRLRSKSLEEEKKDRRISWGVNGEDERRKAAGKRRFSAELKRRRHTVAGDTRESSMLKSSSVSGEIYTQERTDGSQSDTALGTVGGGSKKRRSSLSARVVAIVGNRRSRSTSQISGPEGKSKKEKGAPIQRSTETGMAVELTRNMSRQPSRESNNGSMNSCNSEGNLIFSGVNLGASSQFSDFLDGLGPAQLVGRQTLATPAIGDIQIGMMEKKGQLEVEVIRARGLVQKPGSKSLPAPYVKVYLLNNGAYVAKKKTKIARKTLDPLYQQALLFEESPQGKVLQVIVWGDYGRMDHKSFMGVAQILLEELDLSSTVIGWYKLFPPSSLVDPTLASLTRRASQSSLDSSSGPPGVRS, encoded by the exons ATGTGGGTATGCAACCTGTGCCGTAAACAGCAGGAGATTCTCACCAAATCAGGAGAATGGTTTTCTGGATCAGGGGTGCGGCCTGGGATCCTGGGCACCTCCTTAAACAACCTAGCCAGAGGAGGTGAGGCTCAACGAGACGGGAAACTACTCCGCTCCAGATCCCAAGCCCCGTCCTCTGGCAACCCAGGGCCACAAGACGGGACACAGCCACCCTCTGGCGTCACTGCTGCCAAGGGTGCTGACAACATGCCCGGCACACGGTCACAAAGCGAGCCACCTAAAGAAAA GAAAAGGCCAGTGTCCCTCCATGAACAAAATGGTAAGGGAGGAACGGGGCGGGGAAGTGGCCGCAGAGCTGCCGGGAAGCTGCTGTCTCAGTCGTCCCTGGATGAGAGGGTGATGTCCGGGGACAAAGGAGAAAGGCGGTTAGTAGACGGACGGAGGCTGGAGAAGATCCATTCTCAGAACTACGAGGAAGGGCAGGAGAACTTTGGTTTTTCAGAAACCCAACGGAGACGCCCGGAGGACGAAGAGCAGAGAGAACGCAAGCGCCGCGAGGAGGAGTTTCAGAATCGTTACCGTAGCGACCCCAACCTGGCACGGTACCCAGTAAAACCAcagaaagaggagcaggagatgCGCATGCATGCCAAGGTGTCCAAGGTCCGCCATGAAAGACGACATAGTGATTTGGCGATCAATGAGGTGGGACTGGGACCTGAAGGAGGCAGTGCAGGGGAGGTGCCTGAGAACCGACTGGCAAGGAGGGCTGGAGGTAGGGAGGGAGACCGCAAAGCCGGTTTGGAGAACCACCGAGCCTACTCTGTGGAAAGGACCGTGGGGGTTGGAGGGGGAGCTCCACCAGCCGGAGGTGGAGTGAGATCAGGACCTCAACCTGGGGGGCCGGTGCCTCCAGATTGGGGTCCTAACAAAGGCCGCCTGGATCCCGGCACAACACGGACACCAAGGGACAAGGGTGGGGAGAACCTGCTGAGGAAGGACTCTCAGAGCTCGGACCAGTCGGAGTCTTTGCGGCCGCCCCCTCCGCGGACGTACAAGAGTAAGCGCGGAGTCAACAAGAGGCAGATGTCCATCAGCAGCTCAGAAGAGGAGGGTGGCTCCACGCCTGAGTACACCAGCTGTGAGGACGTGGACATGGAAAGCGTCAGTGAGAAAG GTGACTGGGATTGTCATTCTCTAGATCCTACAGTTTGGCAT CATCCAGTTACGTGGCAGCCATCCAAGGAGGGTGACCACCTAATTGGACGAATCACTCTAAGCAAGAGGTCAGCCATGCCGCGGGAGGCTGGCTCGCTCCTTGGCCTAAAA GTGGTTGGAGGGAAGATGACAGAGATAGGGAGACTCGGGGCCTTTATCACAAAAGTTAAGAAAGGCAGCCTGGCAGATGTCGTGGGACACCTACGAGCAG GGGACGAAGTGCTGCAGTGGAACGGGAAGTCGTTGCCTGGACTAACAAAGAAAGAAGTTTACAACATTATCCTTGAATCCAAGGCTGAACCTCAAGTGGAAATTGTTGTGTCAAGACCTATAGG AGACATCCCAAGAATCCCAGAGTCATCCCACCCTCCTCTAGAATCAA CTGGCTCGAGTTCCTTTGAGTCACAAAAGATGGACCGTCCTTCTATTTCAGTGATGTCCCCTACCAGCCCTGGGACCCTCCGAGACCTCCCGATGGTACTGCCTGGACAGCTCTCT GTGAAGTTGTGGTACGACAAAGTGGGTCATCAGTTGATCGTCAACGTCCTTCAAGCCATAGATCTGCCAACCCGTACAGACGGACGACCTCGGAACCCCTATGTCAAAATGTACTTCCTGCCAGATAGGAG TGATAAAAGTAAACGGCGGACTAAAACAGTGAAGAAGAGCGCTGATCCCAAGTGGAACCAGACATTCTTATATTCCCACGTTCATCGGCGGGACTTTAGAGAACGAATGTTAGAGATCACAGTGTGGGACCAGCCCAGggtccaggaggaggagagtgaattCCTTGGAGAG ATCCTGATTGAGTTGGAGACGGCCTTGCTGGACGATATTCCTCATTGGTATAAACTCCAGACACATGACGTGTCCTCTATACCTCTGCCTCAGCCCTCCCCGTACCTCCCACGCAGACACGTCCATGGAGACAGCCCAAGCAAGAAACTACAAA ggtcgCATCGCATCATTGACACAGAGTTTGATGATGGTTTGATGGTTGTGAATAAAG atgcaGAGCGTAACTCCAGGGAGAGAGAACGAGGCAGTACGCTGGCTGTACCTGAGCAGCAGCGGCAAGTCCAGCACCGCTCCcgctctgtgtctcctcaccgaGAGGACTCCTGCAGGGCTCGCTCACGGCCTGCACACGTCCCCATGCAAAG gaGTCTGGATGAGATCCACCAGAACCGCCATCAGTCCCACTCGCCTTCCCCCTCCCGCTACCACGACTCCCACCTGGAGCACCAGCGCTCCGGGGACTCAGACTACGAGTACTCTGAAGACAG TGAGGTCCTGGAGATGCACAGGTCTATCCGAGGTGGGAGTGCCGAGTGCCTGCATacaaacag GGGCGTAGGTAGATACAGCAACACACTCCCCCCAAAAATGCCCCTGTTAGTAAACGGTATCCATAAAGACATTTACAG CTCAACCCTCCCTGCATGCCTAAAGAGCAAGCCGCCCTCCAGGCAGGAAGGGGGCAGCACCATGCCTCGTAGCATCCTTACACACCGTGTGCTAAGGTTCACTGATGAGGTCACGGTTAG CGACCTGCAGCCGTCGTTGGACAGAGTAAGGAGTGCCAGCACCACCTGTCTCAGACCAGACACCAACTTTCACTCctctgacagagacag GTGCTCCAACTCTTTGCCCCACAAGACTCCCCCAAGCCCCAGGATCTTTGTAGAACATGTGACCCCTGAAGAAGACAG GCCGTGTAGCAATTCATCAACTCCCAACTGTCACAGGGGCAGCAGAAAAAGTCTGGAGGGGCACGG TCGTATCCAGCCCACCTCTATCCTGAGGGGCAGTAGGGGGAGAGGGGGCCCTCTGAGGCCCTTTGGGCAGACGGCCCTGTCTGGGTCTTGCCCAAACTCACCTCGTCTAGACAG AGCACACACTCATGGCAGCCCCTCTCCTACGGGGACTCACTCATCAGGTCGCAGGGGCCGGCAACTGCCTCAGCTCCCTGCAAAAAGCAGCAGCATAGAGCAAG ctcTCGCAGTAGAGGAGCGTGCCCGACAGCTGCAGATGAAAGTACATTCCTACCGGCCTTCAGCCTCCCACGACCCCGAGACGGACCTCAAGACAAAACGGGAG ATGTACGCAGAGCAGCGGCGTAGCAGCGACAACATGTCGGCCAGATCGTCAGACAGCGACATGAGCGATATGTCGGCCCTCTCCCGTGCCAGCAGTGCCTCCCGCCTCAGTAGCACCAGCTACATGTCCATCCAATCAGAACGACCGGGAGGACGACTCAG ATCCAAGTCgttagaggaggagaagaaagacagGAGGATTTCGTGGGGGGTGAatggagaggatgagaggaggaaggcAGCAGGAAAGAGACGATTCTCTGCGGAGTTGAAGCGCAGGAGACACACTGTAGCCGGAGACACGAGGGAGTCCAG CATGCTGAAGAGTTCAAGTGTGAGCGGAGAGATCTACACACAGGAGCGCACTGACGGTAGCCAATCAGACACGGCGCTGGGTACGGTTGGCGGCGGCAGCAAGAAGAGACGCTCCAGCCTCAGCGCGCGGGTCGTGGCCATCGTTGGCAACCGTCGCAGCCGCAGCACGTCACAGATCAGCGGCCCTG AGGGGAAGAGTAAAAAGGAGAAAGGTGCACCCATCCAGAGGAGCACAGAGACCGGCATGGCAGTGGAGCTGACCCGCAACATGAGCCGGCAGCCCAGCAGAGAGTCCAACAACGGCAGCATGAACAGCTGCAACTCTGAGGGGAA TTTGATCTTCTCTGGAGTCAATCTGGGGgccagcagtcagttcagtgaCTTCCTGGATGGCCTGGGACCGGCTCAGTTAGTGGGGAGGCAAACTCTGGCTACTCCTGCTATAG GTGACATCCAGATTGGCATGATGGAGAAGAAGGGT